In Oncorhynchus gorbuscha isolate QuinsamMale2020 ecotype Even-year linkage group LG02, OgorEven_v1.0, whole genome shotgun sequence, a single genomic region encodes these proteins:
- the LOC123993441 gene encoding SLC35A4 upstream open reading frame protein-like, which produces MADDKLKDLAELKDQLEDIQHRMEKEVQAGIPQGGSVLASPFLKGFLAGYVVSRLRSSAVLGVVLGTCTGIFAAQNFGVPNIEETLKDYFNTLKGPSK; this is translated from the exons CTAAAGGATCTGGCAGAGCTCAAGGACCAGCTAGAGGACATTCAGCACCGCATGGAGAAGGAAGTACAGGCTGGGATCCCACAG GGTGGCAGTGTGCTGGCCTCTCCTTTCCTCAAGGGCTTCTTGGCAGGGTATGTTGTGTCTAGGCTGCGATCCTCTGCGGTTTTGGGCGTGGTCCTTGGGACTTGCACAGGCATCTTTGCAGCTCAAAACTTTGGCGTGCCCAACATCGAGGAAACTCTGAAAGACTATTTCAACACTCTTAAAGGACCCAGCAAGTAG